The Haemophilus parainfluenzae genome window below encodes:
- the tyrA gene encoding bifunctional chorismate mutase/prephenate dehydrogenase: protein MDALNHLRQEIDALDRELIQLFAKRLELVSQVGEVKHEKGLPIYAPERELAMLQARREEAAKAGISPQLIEDVLRRFMRESYSNENQFGFKTLNPAINKIVIVGGYGKIGQLFARYLRASGYPISILDRDDWDVAEHILTNADVVIVSVPIDHTLETIERLKPHLTENMLLADLTSVKRIPLAKMLDVHKGAVVGLHPMFGPDIASMAKQVVVRCDGRFSERYEWLLEQIQIWGAKIYQIDAAEHDHNMTYIQALRHFSTFANGLHLSKQPVNLSNLLALSSPIYRLELAMIGRLFAQDAALYADIIMDKPENLDVIESLKQAYEEALQFFEKGDRQGFIDAFHQVREWFGEYSDQFLQESRQLLQQAHDLRHV, encoded by the coding sequence ATGGATGCACTTAACCATTTACGTCAGGAAATTGATGCGCTCGATCGTGAACTGATTCAACTTTTTGCTAAACGTCTCGAATTAGTAAGCCAAGTAGGCGAAGTAAAGCACGAAAAAGGCTTGCCAATTTATGCGCCAGAACGTGAGTTAGCCATGTTACAAGCACGCCGAGAAGAGGCGGCTAAAGCGGGGATTTCCCCTCAGCTTATTGAAGATGTGCTACGTCGTTTCATGCGTGAATCTTATTCCAATGAAAATCAATTTGGTTTTAAAACTCTGAATCCAGCCATTAACAAAATTGTTATCGTCGGTGGCTACGGAAAAATAGGGCAATTATTTGCACGTTATTTACGTGCCTCTGGTTATCCTATTTCTATTTTAGACCGAGATGATTGGGATGTAGCAGAACACATTTTAACGAATGCGGATGTTGTTATAGTCTCAGTGCCGATTGATCACACGTTAGAAACAATTGAACGTCTAAAGCCACACTTAACCGAAAATATGCTACTGGCGGATCTTACCTCCGTGAAACGTATTCCATTAGCTAAAATGTTAGACGTGCATAAAGGGGCAGTGGTTGGGTTGCATCCAATGTTTGGTCCCGATATTGCTAGCATGGCAAAACAAGTGGTTGTGCGTTGTGATGGGCGTTTTAGTGAGCGTTATGAATGGTTGCTAGAGCAAATTCAAATCTGGGGTGCAAAAATTTATCAAATTGATGCAGCGGAGCATGATCACAATATGACGTACATTCAAGCATTACGTCACTTTTCCACCTTCGCGAATGGTCTGCATCTTTCCAAACAACCAGTCAATTTAAGTAATTTATTGGCATTATCTTCCCCGATTTATCGTTTGGAATTAGCCATGATTGGTCGTCTATTTGCCCAGGATGCGGCACTTTATGCCGATATTATTATGGATAAGCCAGAAAATTTAGACGTGATTGAAAGCTTGAAGCAAGCGTATGAAGAAGCGTTACAATTTTTTGAAAAAGGCGATCGCCAAGGGTTTATTGATGCTTTCCATCAGGTGAGGGAATGGTTTGGGGAGTATTCAGATCAATTCTTGCAGGAAAGTCGTCAGTTATTACAACAAGCGCATGATCTACGACATGTATAA
- the queF gene encoding NADPH-dependent 7-cyano-7-deazaguanine reductase QueF (Catalyzes the NADPH-dependent reduction of 7-cyano-7-deazaguanine (preQ0) to 7-aminomethyl-7-deazaguanine (preQ1) in queuosine biosynthesis) — translation MNYQDKSLQSLKLGQATTYATNYDCTLLQPVPRKLNRDGLGITKQQPFTQGADIWTAYEISWLNPKGLPQVAIADVEIDYRSENLIESKSFKLYLNSFNQSKFADFASVERTMREDLSACAQGEVKVRLHPLSHYQEQSIDTLTGDCIDEQDIEIHSYEFNANILQNCTSDNVAEETLVSHLLKSNCLITSQPDWGTVQIHYVGKQIDREKLLRYIVSFRQHNEFHEQCVERIFCDLMHYAKPEKLTVYARYTRRGGLDINPFRSNFEAIPQNLRLARQ, via the coding sequence ATGAACTATCAAGATAAAAGTCTTCAATCTTTAAAACTCGGTCAAGCAACAACATATGCTACGAATTATGACTGCACTTTGTTACAACCCGTGCCTCGTAAACTCAATCGTGATGGCTTAGGCATTACCAAACAACAGCCTTTTACCCAAGGCGCTGATATTTGGACAGCCTATGAAATTTCTTGGTTAAATCCAAAAGGTTTGCCGCAAGTCGCCATTGCTGATGTGGAAATTGATTATCGCAGTGAAAATTTAATTGAATCAAAAAGCTTTAAACTCTATTTAAACAGCTTTAACCAAAGTAAATTTGCTGATTTTGCTAGCGTAGAGCGCACTATGCGAGAAGATCTAAGTGCTTGTGCTCAAGGAGAGGTCAAGGTACGTTTACATCCATTATCCCACTATCAAGAACAAAGTATTGATACTTTAACGGGCGATTGTATTGACGAACAGGATATCGAAATCCACAGCTACGAATTTAATGCAAACATCTTGCAAAATTGTACGTCCGATAATGTGGCGGAAGAAACCTTAGTAAGTCATTTATTGAAATCTAACTGTCTTATCACCAGTCAGCCCGATTGGGGAACCGTGCAAATTCATTATGTGGGTAAACAAATTGATCGCGAAAAACTTCTCCGCTACATTGTGTCTTTCCGTCAACATAATGAGTTTCACGAGCAATGTGTCGAGCGTATTTTCTGTGACTTGATGCATTACGCCAAACCAGAAAAACTCACCGTCTATGCGCGTTATACACGCCGTGGTGGATTGGATATCAATCCATTCCGTTCTAACTTTGAGGCAATTCCACAAAATTTACGCTTGGCAAGACAATAA
- a CDS encoding Zn-ribbon-containing protein, with protein MYLIEPFFKLGTLENDIGQQSRLLNAVIDQWRYNGQIIGREIPLYLTEEDGEQGFAMRVICPEQDSLLPENNNQTVNLAMENAEKCGLHFQGFQIIADDLNADSTAECSQPAWQILYTTHLQSCSPLHSGEDFSPIPLYKQLKKQPHLSQDLIKWQENWQACDQIQMNGSALEKESLSEISEVNSTLSKHGRYLAAEIEKESGIPTYYYLYRVGGHSLKSEQQRCCPQCGGNWALETPLFDVIYFKCDQCRLVSNVSWNFL; from the coding sequence ATGTATCTGATCGAACCCTTTTTTAAATTAGGCACCTTAGAAAATGATATCGGCCAACAAAGCCGTTTGCTCAATGCAGTCATCGACCAATGGCGTTATAACGGACAAATTATCGGCCGTGAAATCCCGCTTTATTTAACGGAAGAAGATGGCGAACAAGGTTTTGCGATGCGTGTCATTTGCCCTGAGCAAGATAGCCTTTTACCCGAGAATAATAACCAAACTGTGAATCTGGCGATGGAAAATGCTGAAAAGTGCGGTCTACATTTTCAAGGTTTTCAAATTATTGCCGATGATTTAAATGCAGACAGCACTGCAGAATGTAGCCAACCAGCATGGCAGATTCTCTATACTACACATTTGCAATCTTGCTCCCCCTTGCATAGCGGAGAAGATTTTTCTCCAATTCCACTTTATAAACAGCTAAAAAAACAACCGCACTTAAGCCAAGATTTGATTAAATGGCAGGAAAATTGGCAGGCTTGCGATCAGATTCAAATGAACGGTTCGGCTTTAGAAAAAGAATCGTTAAGCGAAATCTCTGAAGTTAATAGTACGCTCAGCAAACATGGACGCTACCTTGCTGCTGAAATTGAAAAAGAAAGCGGCATACCGACCTATTATTATTTATACCGTGTCGGTGGCCATTCTTTAAAATCGGAACAGCAACGCTGTTGCCCGCAATGTGGTGGTAATTGGGCATTAGAAACACCACTATTTGATGTGATTTACTTTAAATGCGACCAATGTCGATTAGTCTCGAATGTGTCGTGGAATTTTTTATAA
- a CDS encoding SufE family protein: MLENIKQAKNWEDRYRFIIQASKHLPQPSLDELAQMQSIQGCEAGLWFKTIPQNDGTFQFQAYSEARIMNGLLWLLLQNINGQTSNQLQQFNIRQFFDELGIASRLSETRLNGLKQIQEILHNL, translated from the coding sequence ATGCTAGAAAACATTAAACAGGCAAAAAATTGGGAAGATCGTTACCGTTTCATTATTCAAGCCAGTAAGCATCTTCCTCAACCCTCTCTAGATGAATTAGCTCAAATGCAATCGATTCAAGGCTGCGAAGCAGGGCTTTGGTTTAAGACCATTCCACAAAATGACGGCACGTTTCAATTTCAAGCTTACAGCGAAGCGCGCATTATGAATGGTTTGTTATGGTTGTTGTTGCAAAATATCAATGGCCAAACCAGCAACCAATTACAACAATTTAATATTCGTCAATTTTTTGATGAACTTGGTATTGCCTCTCGCTTAAGTGAAACTCGCTTGAACGGTTTAAAGCAAATTCAAGAAATCTTACACAATCTGTAA
- a CDS encoding cysteine desulfurase, with translation MAFDYQSFQNEFPYFKSPNAVVYLDNAATALKPQALIDATTTFYQSAGSVHRSQYEAAQTAQYENARHLVKTFINAEDEKAVIWTSGTTHGINLVANGLLPSFHADDELLISQADHHANYVTWHETAKKCGAKIQVLPILDNWLIDENALIKALNEKTKLVALNFVSNVTGTEQHIQYLIRVIRQHSNALVLVDAAQAISHIQIDLQALDADFIAFSAHKIYGPNGIGVLSGKLSSLSLLQPLFYGGKMIERVSHEYITFADLPYRLEAGTPNIAGVISFGVVLDWLKKWDFQAAEAHAVELAEQSKVRLKNYPNCRLFNSPQPSSVVCFVFDGIAASDLATLLSEQKIALRVGEHCAQPYLARLGERTTLRLSFAPYNSPQDVDAFFAALDKSLELLAC, from the coding sequence ATGGCTTTTGATTACCAATCATTTCAAAATGAATTCCCTTATTTTAAATCGCCAAATGCTGTGGTTTATTTGGATAATGCAGCGACGGCATTAAAACCTCAAGCGCTCATTGATGCAACGACTACTTTTTATCAATCAGCGGGCTCCGTGCATCGTAGTCAGTATGAAGCGGCACAAACAGCACAATATGAAAACGCTCGTCACTTGGTAAAAACTTTCATTAATGCGGAAGACGAAAAAGCTGTCATTTGGACTTCTGGAACGACACATGGTATTAATTTAGTCGCCAACGGTTTACTCCCCTCTTTTCATGCGGATGATGAGCTTTTAATTAGCCAAGCAGACCATCATGCAAATTATGTCACTTGGCATGAAACAGCGAAAAAATGCGGAGCGAAAATTCAAGTACTGCCAATTTTGGATAATTGGTTAATTGATGAAAATGCCTTAATTAAAGCCTTAAATGAGAAAACCAAATTAGTGGCACTCAATTTTGTCTCCAACGTAACGGGAACGGAACAACATATCCAGTATTTAATTCGAGTAATCCGTCAACATAGCAATGCACTCGTTTTAGTAGATGCCGCCCAAGCTATTAGCCATATACAAATTGATTTACAGGCATTAGATGCGGATTTTATCGCCTTTTCTGCACACAAAATTTATGGACCAAACGGCATTGGTGTATTAAGCGGAAAATTAAGCTCGCTTTCCCTGCTACAACCACTTTTTTACGGTGGAAAAATGATTGAGCGCGTATCCCATGAATATATTACCTTTGCCGATTTACCTTATCGATTAGAAGCCGGTACACCAAATATTGCGGGCGTGATTAGCTTTGGTGTAGTGCTAGATTGGCTCAAAAAATGGGATTTTCAGGCTGCCGAGGCGCATGCCGTTGAGCTTGCCGAGCAAAGTAAAGTGCGGTTAAAAAACTATCCAAATTGTCGCTTATTCAATTCACCGCAGCCAAGTTCAGTGGTTTGTTTTGTTTTTGATGGTATTGCGGCATCCGATCTTGCTACGCTCCTGAGCGAACAAAAAATTGCGTTGCGTGTTGGCGAACATTGTGCCCAACCTTACTTAGCCCGTCTTGGTGAGCGTACTACATTAAGACTTTCTTTTGCGCCTTACAATAGCCCACAAGATGTGGATGCTTTTTTTGCGGCATTAGATAAATCCTTAGAGTTATTAGCATGCTAG
- a CDS encoding thermonuclease family protein: MIKKFFLFLTLILTALWCQFSVATERKMACWIVGVSDGDTLTCLFPTKKQFKVRLQEIDAPEKGQPFGKKAKQYLSQLVFKQNVTLSVSGYNRYQRILATVYLQEQNINLEMVKNGMAWVYPQYAKNPIYFQAQDFAQQQKIGLWRDPTPIAPYEWRKQKKTLKHGDNHGF, from the coding sequence ATGATTAAGAAATTCTTTTTATTTTTAACCTTAATATTGACCGCACTTTGGTGTCAATTTTCAGTCGCTACTGAACGCAAAATGGCGTGTTGGATCGTTGGTGTCAGTGATGGTGACACCCTGACTTGTCTCTTCCCCACTAAAAAACAATTCAAAGTACGATTACAAGAAATTGATGCTCCAGAAAAAGGCCAACCGTTTGGAAAGAAAGCCAAACAATATCTTTCACAGCTTGTTTTCAAACAAAATGTGACGTTGTCTGTTTCTGGTTATAATCGCTACCAACGTATTTTGGCAACGGTTTATCTACAAGAACAAAATATCAACTTAGAAATGGTGAAAAACGGCATGGCGTGGGTTTATCCGCAATATGCTAAAAATCCAATCTACTTCCAGGCACAAGATTTTGCCCAACAACAAAAAATTGGATTATGGCGAGATCCCACTCCTATTGCCCCTTATGAATGGCGTAAACAGAAAAAAACACTTAAACACGGAGATAACCATGGCTTTTGA
- a CDS encoding CidA/LrgA family protein produces the protein MLLQKGVQLVRSLVILYIMLLLGNLISQYVPVGIPGSIWGLLILFIGLTTRIIRLEWIYFGSSLLIRYMAVLFVPVSVGIIKYYDLLVAQWKILLIPNILSTFLTLFIIAFLGNYLFYKQSFAHKRKKVLEKRNLQAD, from the coding sequence ATGTTACTCCAAAAAGGCGTTCAACTTGTTCGCTCGCTCGTGATTTTATACATTATGTTGCTACTCGGCAATTTGATTTCGCAGTATGTACCCGTTGGAATTCCTGGAAGCATCTGGGGATTATTGATACTTTTTATCGGATTAACCACTCGTATTATTCGCTTGGAATGGATTTATTTTGGTTCTAGCTTGTTGATTCGCTACATGGCGGTACTTTTTGTACCAGTGAGCGTGGGCATTATCAAATATTATGATTTACTTGTTGCTCAATGGAAAATTTTACTCATTCCAAATATTCTCAGTACATTCCTGACACTCTTTATTATCGCATTTCTTGGGAATTATTTATTTTACAAACAATCCTTTGCTCATAAACGTAAAAAAGTATTAGAAAAACGCAATCTTCAAGCTGACTAA
- a CDS encoding CidB/LrgB family autolysis modulator, producing MMQYAIYLYTILTIFGFWLALQISKRWKSMIFNTFVLTVSILVLILVVGDIPYDDYMAGNAPINNLLGVSIVALALPLYEQLRQIAKQWKIILSVVTLASLFSMFTGAIFAIILGASPEMVATVLPKSITTPIAMEVSSHLGGIPAVTAVGVVVAGLQGSVFGYLILKKIGIKQQEAVGLSVGAVSHALGTVSCMEADPKAGSYSSISLVLCGIMSSILAPLVFHIIHLFL from the coding sequence ATTATGCAGTATGCAATTTATCTTTATACCATTTTAACGATTTTCGGATTTTGGCTTGCGTTGCAAATTAGTAAACGCTGGAAATCTATGATTTTCAATACTTTTGTGCTCACAGTATCAATCCTTGTGCTGATTTTAGTGGTGGGCGATATTCCTTATGATGATTATATGGCGGGCAATGCGCCGATTAATAATTTATTAGGGGTGAGTATTGTTGCTCTGGCGTTACCGTTGTATGAACAACTTCGTCAAATTGCGAAACAGTGGAAAATTATTCTTTCTGTGGTGACATTAGCTTCTCTGTTTTCCATGTTTACCGGTGCTATTTTTGCGATTATTTTAGGGGCGAGTCCTGAAATGGTAGCAACCGTATTACCGAAATCAATTACCACGCCAATTGCGATGGAAGTGTCTTCACATTTAGGCGGTATTCCTGCAGTGACTGCGGTAGGCGTAGTCGTAGCGGGATTGCAAGGTTCAGTTTTTGGTTATCTCATCTTGAAAAAGATTGGTATTAAACAACAAGAAGCTGTAGGTTTATCTGTTGGTGCCGTTTCTCACGCATTAGGCACGGTAAGCTGTATGGAAGCCGATCCGAAAGCCGGTAGTTATAGTTCGATTTCTTTGGTACTTTGCGGTATTATGAGCTCAATTTTAGCGCCCTTAGTATTCCATATTATTCATCTATTTTTATGA
- a CDS encoding anti-phage deoxyguanosine triphosphatase — translation MRTQLADFWTERFLPDPPREKDHRPPFRRDRGRILHSAAFRCLQAKTQIHAVGENDFYRTRLTHSLEVAQIGSSLVSQLKFAESYVAISDMLHIEKSELQKQLKLLLPSNDLIESLCFAHDIGHPPFGHGGEVALNYMMRNHGGFEGNAQTFRIITKLEPYTETAGMNLTRRAILGVVKYPNILDLSSPQYAQLPHAENADPRYVKISDWKPGKGLFRDDVTMFTWLLQNLSENDRTLFGSFQKARSNPAEFLKTQFKSLDCSIMELADDIAYGVHDLEDAIVTGVVNQHQWQEALDELKTIHSDWLAKNIEQVSQRLFSNHHFERKNAIGALVNFFITHVRWKVTGNFDEPLLRYNTELPQDVIAALNVFKKFVWKYVIRHVETQRIEYKGQRILTEMFQIFESDPERLLPTNTANRWRNAPEQGKKRIICDYIAGMSDAYALKVYHQL, via the coding sequence ATGAGAACCCAATTAGCTGATTTTTGGACTGAACGTTTCCTTCCTGATCCGCCTCGCGAAAAAGATCACCGACCGCCATTTCGTCGTGATCGCGGGCGGATTTTACATTCCGCCGCTTTCCGTTGTTTGCAAGCCAAAACACAGATTCATGCTGTGGGCGAAAATGATTTTTATCGCACTCGTTTAACTCATTCCCTTGAAGTAGCACAAATCGGTAGCAGCCTGGTTTCCCAATTAAAATTTGCGGAAAGTTATGTTGCTATTTCAGACATGCTTCATATCGAAAAAAGTGAATTACAGAAACAGCTCAAACTTTTATTACCAAGCAATGATTTAATTGAAAGTTTGTGCTTTGCGCATGATATTGGTCATCCACCGTTCGGTCATGGTGGGGAAGTGGCACTCAATTATATGATGCGGAATCATGGTGGTTTTGAAGGCAATGCGCAGACATTTCGTATTATTACTAAACTCGAGCCTTATACTGAAACAGCAGGGATGAATTTAACGCGTCGTGCTATTTTAGGTGTGGTGAAATATCCGAATATTTTAGACTTATCTTCCCCGCAATATGCCCAGTTGCCGCATGCTGAAAACGCTGATCCGCGTTATGTTAAAATTAGCGACTGGAAGCCTGGAAAAGGGTTGTTCCGAGATGACGTCACAATGTTTACTTGGCTGCTGCAAAACCTTTCTGAAAATGACCGCACTTTGTTTGGTTCATTTCAAAAAGCGCGGTCAAATCCTGCCGAGTTTTTAAAAACACAATTTAAATCTTTAGATTGCAGCATTATGGAGTTGGCGGATGATATTGCATATGGCGTGCATGATTTAGAAGATGCGATTGTGACTGGTGTAGTAAATCAACATCAATGGCAAGAAGCATTGGATGAACTTAAAACGATTCATTCAGATTGGTTGGCAAAAAATATAGAACAAGTCAGCCAACGATTATTCTCCAACCATCATTTTGAGCGTAAAAATGCCATTGGGGCATTAGTGAATTTCTTTATTACCCATGTGCGTTGGAAAGTCACTGGCAATTTTGATGAACCATTGTTACGTTATAACACGGAACTACCGCAAGATGTAATTGCGGCATTAAATGTATTTAAAAAGTTTGTGTGGAAATACGTGATTCGTCATGTCGAAACGCAACGTATTGAATATAAAGGCCAACGTATTCTCACGGAAATGTTCCAGATTTTTGAGTCTGACCCAGAACGTTTATTGCCAACGAATACCGCTAATCGTTGGAGAAACGCACCGGAGCAGGGTAAAAAACGTATTATTTGTGACTATATCGCGGGCATGTCAGATGCCTATGCCTTAAAGGTTTATCACCAGCTCTAA
- a CDS encoding ABC transporter ATP-binding protein translates to MALISLTNAYLSFSDHPLLDHAELHIEPNERVCLVGRNGAGKSTLLKIIAQQVTMDDGKVQYEKDLVVSRLEQDPPRHAEGNVFDYVAEGIEHLADLLKEYHHISQELTQNYSEQILNQLAQVQAKLEHANGWQFENKINEVLQKLELNPDTKLADLSGGWLRKAALARALVCNPDVLLLDEPTNHLDVDAIEWLENFLLEFTGSIVFISHDRSFIRKMATRIVDLDRGKLVSYPGNYDLYLTAKEESLRVEALQNDLFDKRLAQEEVWIRQGIKARRTRNEGRVRALKAMREERRQRREVMGIAKLQLDNSSRSGKIVFEMEDVSYEIEGKQLLKDFSTTILRGDKIALVGPNGCGKTTFIKLLLGEIKPTSGRIHCGTKLDIAYFDQYRADLDPEKTVMDNVADGKQDIDVNGIKRHVLGYLQDFLFPPKRAMTPVKALSGGERNRLLLAKLLLKPNNLLILDEPTNDLDVETLELLEEILTDYQGTLLIVSHDRQFIDNVATECYFFEGDGVLNKYVGGFFDAKGQQANYFAMKAEQEAQKVKKEAPKAQESAVKNDVVSQKPKSVKLSYKEKRELEQLPQLLEELEEKITALQAEIGDPHFFQQSHDVTDAKLKELSDTEAELETAFLRWEELEEKKIQAEAK, encoded by the coding sequence GTGGCATTAATTAGTTTAACTAACGCTTATCTTTCTTTTAGTGATCATCCCTTACTTGATCACGCTGAACTTCATATTGAACCCAATGAGCGCGTGTGTTTAGTGGGGCGTAACGGTGCAGGTAAATCGACTTTATTAAAAATTATTGCACAGCAAGTTACCATGGATGACGGCAAGGTGCAGTATGAAAAAGATTTAGTGGTTTCACGTTTAGAGCAAGATCCGCCTCGCCACGCTGAAGGGAATGTATTTGATTATGTAGCGGAAGGCATTGAGCATTTAGCGGATTTGTTAAAGGAATATCACCATATTTCGCAAGAGTTGACACAAAATTACAGTGAGCAAATTCTTAACCAACTGGCGCAAGTGCAAGCAAAATTAGAGCATGCCAACGGCTGGCAGTTTGAAAATAAAATCAATGAAGTATTGCAAAAACTCGAGTTAAATCCTGATACTAAATTAGCCGATTTATCGGGTGGTTGGTTGCGTAAAGCCGCTCTTGCTCGTGCGTTGGTGTGTAACCCCGATGTCTTGTTATTAGATGAACCGACCAACCACTTGGATGTGGATGCAATCGAATGGTTAGAAAATTTCTTATTAGAATTTACCGGAAGTATTGTGTTTATTTCCCACGATCGTTCTTTTATCCGCAAAATGGCGACCCGTATTGTTGATTTAGATCGCGGGAAATTAGTGTCTTATCCAGGTAACTATGATTTATACCTCACCGCTAAAGAGGAAAGCTTACGTGTCGAAGCATTGCAAAATGACCTTTTTGATAAGCGTTTAGCGCAAGAAGAAGTTTGGATTCGTCAAGGGATTAAAGCGCGTCGTACGCGTAATGAAGGCCGTGTGCGCGCTTTAAAAGCCATGCGTGAAGAACGTCGCCAACGTCGCGAAGTGATGGGGATCGCGAAGTTACAATTAGATAACTCAAGTCGTTCAGGCAAAATCGTGTTTGAAATGGAAGATGTAAGCTATGAGATTGAAGGCAAACAGCTGCTCAAAGATTTCAGCACGACTATTTTACGTGGCGATAAAATTGCATTGGTTGGCCCAAATGGTTGCGGAAAAACCACGTTTATTAAACTTTTATTAGGTGAAATCAAGCCAACCAGCGGTCGCATTCATTGCGGCACAAAATTAGATATTGCTTATTTTGATCAATATCGTGCCGATCTCGATCCTGAAAAAACTGTGATGGATAACGTTGCCGATGGCAAGCAGGATATAGATGTCAATGGCATAAAACGTCATGTCTTGGGCTATTTGCAGGATTTCTTATTTCCACCCAAACGCGCTATGACACCCGTAAAAGCACTTTCAGGTGGTGAACGTAACCGTTTGTTATTGGCTAAATTATTACTGAAACCTAATAATCTATTGATTCTCGATGAACCAACCAATGACTTGGATGTAGAAACCTTAGAATTATTGGAAGAAATCCTCACTGATTATCAAGGCACCTTATTGATTGTCAGCCATGATCGTCAGTTTATTGATAATGTCGCGACTGAGTGTTATTTCTTTGAAGGTGACGGCGTATTGAATAAATACGTGGGCGGTTTCTTTGATGCGAAAGGACAACAAGCCAATTACTTTGCGATGAAAGCAGAGCAAGAAGCTCAAAAAGTCAAAAAAGAAGCACCAAAAGCACAGGAAAGTGCGGTCAAAAATGACGTTGTTTCTCAAAAGCCAAAATCCGTTAAACTGTCTTACAAAGAAAAACGTGAGTTAGAACAACTTCCACAGTTATTGGAAGAATTAGAAGAGAAAATTACCGCACTTCAAGCTGAAATTGGTGATCCTCATTTTTTCCAACAATCCCATGATGTAACAGATGCTAAGCTTAAGGAATTATCAGACACCGAAGCTGAACTTGAAACGGCTTTCCTTCGTTGGGAAGAACTTGAAGAGAAAAAAATTCAAGCTGAAGCAAAATAG